The Desulfobotulus pelophilus genomic sequence TCAGGGAGGTAGACTCAGGCACATTTTTTTGGGGATCATGCCCCCACCTAAGCAAGGGAAAACGACGGCATATCTGCTCAACAATAGATTGTACGGTTACGGCATCATCACAAGAAGGACCAAAATTCCATGCACCTTCAAAAGAACTTTTCTGGGAATAAAGCTTTTCCGCTAACATCAGATAACCGGACAGAGGTTCAAGAACATGTTGCCATGGCCGTACAGCCGCAGGAGACCGGATCATCAAAGTCTTGCCAGTCTCCACCGCACGAAGGATGTCAGGAATAAGACGGTCTTCAGCCCAGTCTCCACCTCCGATCACGTTACCTGCTCTTGCTGTGGCAGTCCATACACCAGCATCTTTTAGAAACGATGAACGCCAGGCCGATGTGAGAATTTCAGAACAGGCTTTACTGGCAGAATAGGGATCGCGACCTCCCAAGGGTTCGTTTTCCCGGTAAGGCCAAAACCACTCTTGGTTTTCATAGCATTTATCCGTAGTGATATTCACCAACACCTTCACGCTGTTTATATTACGAGCAGCCTCCATGAGATGTACTGTACCCATAATATTAACTTCACATGTTTCAAAAGGAGCTGTATAGGATTGTCTCACAAGTGGTTGCGCAGCCATATGGAAAACAACCTCAGGCGCTGCCTCTGCCATAGCCCTATGCAAAGATTTTGAATCACGAATATCCTCAAGGTTATTCGCAACCAAAAAACTGCTTACCCCTGCAATATTAAAAAAAGCTGGTTCGATCGGTGGTCTGAGTGCATAACCATAAACTTTGGCACCCATGCTCGCTAGCCATATAGCAAGCCATCCACCTTTGAAACCTGTATGGCCAGTAAGAAAAACCCTCCTGCCTGACCAGAACGATTTAGTAATATGACTTTTTTTTACCATTTTTTCCATGGGGCATTTCCTGAAGACCAAAGTCTTTCCAGATAATTCTTATCTCGCAAAGTATCCATAGCATGCCAGAAACCTCGGTGAGTATAGGCCATCAGTTCTCCATCTCTTGCAAGCCTTTCAAGAGGCCCAGCCTCCCAAGAAGTACTGTCACCCTCTATCCGGTTCAAGACCAGAGGTGAAAGGATAAAAAAACCTCCATTGATCATCCCCCCATCCCCTTTGGGTTTTTCCGTAAAACCTGCTACTTGACCGCGATCCAACTCCAAAGCACCATAACGACCGGGCGGTTCAACGGCCATTACCGTGGCTAGTTTTCCGTGAGAATGATGGAAGACAATTTCAGAACTAATGTCAGCATCTGCCAAACCATCACCATAAGTAAAACAAAAAGCCTCTTCGTTTTCCAGGTAGGAAGCTACTCTCTTTAATCGACCACCGGTAAGGGTGTCTTCTCCCGTATCTACCAGAGTCACCTTCCAAGGTTCCGCTTTTTTTTCATGCACCTTCATGCTGTTTGTGGTCATATCAAAAGTAACATCGGACATATGAAGAAAATAGTTAGCAAAATATTCCTTGATCATATACCCTTTATATCCGCAGCATATAATGAAATCATGAATCCCATGGAGAGAATAAATTTTCATAATATGCCAGAGTAGCGGCCTACCGCCTATCTCAACCATAGGCTTTGGCTTTAGATGCGTTTCTTCACTAATACGAGTGCCAAGCCCGCCTGCCAGTATAACAGCCTTCATACGCCGAAAGACCTTTCGAAATTATTAATAAGCAGAAACTATTTTTCAAGCACACGAGCAAAGGGCTATTAGGATCAATCGCCAAGAACAGAACAGGAGTTATTGTCAAATCTGGTGTTTGAGAAAAACTCCATCAAGCGACGTGCCTGTTGGTTTCGTTCTCAGTTAATGGATCAATACGTTCTCCATCCTTGAATTGAACATCCCGGATAACATCAGCTAGGAGGTTGAATCCCCAAAGTTTACGCCACTTTTTTTGTGCACTCTGCCCCAGTGAGGAAAGTTGAAAATATCGGACACCAAAGTTATCATTCAACCAGAACGGAGGTATCTGAATAGAAAAAAACTCAACGAACGGTCGCTATTCGAAAGAATTCCGGCATGAAGCCGTGAAAATGATTATCGAAGACGGTCTGACCGCATAGGAAGTATCGCATCAGCTTTCCCTGCCCAAGTCAACCCCGGAAAATTGGGTTCGGGCTTACAAGGCCGGAAAACTTTCCGATATTGGCGGCGAGAAACTCCCCCTCACTCTGGTTGAGGAGGAGCTTGAGCGCCTCAAACGTGAGCTTGATCAAGTAAAGCAGGAGCGTGATATCTTACAAAAAGCCGCCGCGTACTTTGACCGGGAGTCGCTGCCCGGTACGCGGTAATCAGGCGGTTTTGACCGAAGTATCCGATTCCTCAGCTATGCCGGGTTATGGAGGTTTCGGTAAGTGTCAAGATAGATGTCACCGGAAGCCTGATTTTTCAGGCAGCTTGAGGGCAGGATTTCTCCATGAGGTGTCCCTGCTTTTTACCTGGATTAAGGGTCACCTCAAGCTTCGGTTGCCAGTCTCTTGTATGTGCAGTCCATCTTTCAGGGTGTGAATTTCTGGCTTTCTGATAGACCTCATGACGTTTTTGGAGAATGTCCTTATGTCTGCCGTAGTGCCGGTCATCCGGTGTCACAAAATGATGTTTTGGTTCAGCGTGAATTGGAGAATCCCGATGTTTGAGTTAGACTACGCGAACGGAGGAATTCACCATGCGAAAAAAACGGCATAATTACTCGGCTCAAGAGAAAGTCACCATTCTCAAGCGGCACCTTGTTGACCGGGTTGCAGTCTCTGATGTATGTGACGAATACGATCTGCAGCCCACGGTTTTCTATCGTTGGCAGAAAGAGTTTTTTGAAAACGGGGCTGCCGCTTTCGAAAAATCCAACTCCGCCAGGAACAGGGCCGAGCAAAAACGCATTGAGCAACTTGAGGCCAAACTGCAGGCCAAGAACGAAGTTCTTTCCGAGTTGATGGAGGAACATGTTCAGTTAAAAAAGGAACGTGGGGTTCGCTAAAAGCGTCCTGGGTTCCTCACGACATTCGCGATGCGGTCATTGACTTCGTTAATCGCTGGTCCAAGGGTACCGGCATCGCTTTGGCGCATTTTATTTCCTGGCTGGGGCTTGCCCCAAGTAAGTATTACAACTGGCAGAACCGTTACGGCAAGGCCAATGAACATAACGCCCTGATTCCCCGAGATTTCTGGCTTGAAGACTGGGAGAAGAAGGCCATTGTCGATTTTTACCTGGAGCACCCGCTGGAAGGCTACCGGCGCTTGACCTTCATGATGCTGGATCGCGATGTGGTTGCCGTCAGCCCCAGCAGCGTTTATCGTGTCCTGAGAGCGGGCAATTTGCTGCGGCGTTGGAACGGTAAACCCTCCAAAAAGGGAACGGGCTTTGTGCAGCCCTTGAAGCCCCATGAGCATTGGCATATTGACGTCGCTTACGTCAACCTTTGCGGCACCTTCTATTACCTGTGCAGCATCCTTGACGGATGCAGCCGCTACATTGTCCATTGGGAGCTGCGCCAGTCGATGAACGAAAAAGACGTGGAAATCATACTCCAGAGGGCCAGGGAGAAATACCCAAATGCCACGCCCAGAATCATTTCCGACAACGGCCCGCAGTTCATTGCCAAAGATTTCAAGGAGTTTGTTCGGATAGCCGGCATGACGCACGTGCGGACCGCGCCCTTTTATCCGCAGAGCAACGGCAAACTGGAACGCTATCACAAAACCATCAAGAACGAGTGCATTCGTCCCAAAGTGGCCCTATCTCTCGAGGAGGCCAGGGTCCAGATTGCCGACTACATCCGCTACTATAACGCAGAGCGGTTGCACAGTGCCCTCGGATATGTCGCGCCCAAGGACAAACTGGAAGGCCAGGACAAGCAGATTTTCAAAGAGCGTGACAAAAAACTGGAAGCGGCCAGAGAGGCCAGAAAGCAAAAACGGCTGGAGGAGAAGGAGCGCCCCGTCCTTCGCTGCCCAAAACCTACACCCGGGGAGATCTATAACTCGCTAACTCAACAGGGAACACTCTCCATTTCCAGCTGAGGCAAAACAAGAGCCTATAACGCTGACGCAGAATTCTGAACACCCTCTGCACAAATAACAATATACCTTCCTTCAAACAGCATTCTTTTTTTCCATTGCTTCAACCCGTCATTGCCAGAGTTAATTGAACCATAAAGAATATATTTAAAAGGTTCGGGGTCTTCTTTTTTTGCCTGAACCCATCGCATGATGTTCAGATGAAGGTTGTACATAATTCCTTCTTTTAGATAATCACCATGTCCCAAAATACTGGTATACGTAGCTAAATCTCCATTTCTTTTAAGCTTGATATAAGCAAGTAACTTTTCATTTGTTTCCACACTACCTTGCTTATAGCCAGGTATTTTTTTAAATATACCCCAATTATAAGTAGTATGCATGATGCAATCAGGTTCTTTTAACTCACTATATACTACAGGATAACCACCCATATCTTCAATGGAACGATTATATGCATCCTTCATCAACCCACCACTTCTCAGGGCTTTTGAACGGTTTATTTCAACTATATCAGGTATATGATTTTTCCAGACAAATTGTTTGCAATAGTATCCTGCTTTATCAGATTTTTTAGCATCTCTTAGTGCATTTCCTTTGTGTATTTTTTTAGCCTGTAAAATATAGTTTTCAAAACTGAACATTGATACATCTATTACTGCCGACTCAATTTGGCCTTTAAACACCTTGCCCTCTCCCGCATATTTGCCAATCATTCTTTTTTGAAAGCTATTGTATTGTTTTGTACATATTTTACTTAAAGAACAATTGCCTGACATGTATTTTAAATCAATTATAGCAATCTTATCACTGCATATCACTTTTCTACCACCTTCCAATGACAAGGATGAGTCATTACTTGCATGGAGCTTACCTTTGCGTCCGGTTGCAATCTTGATATAATTTTTCTAAATTCCTGTATTTTGAAATTTGTAAAAAGGCCTTCTCTATCAATTTGCTCTCCAACAATACGTCCCCCCCACTTTCCACCAGACTCTGAAATTCTCGAATCTCGCGGTAGTGAGTAGGCTTCAAATTCAAAACCGAAATCTTCCAATTTAAGGGAGTGTGTTTTCACCTTCCAGCCATTGTATTCGATAATCCGACCAACTTCCCTCCCCTTCCGAATGCACCCTTCAAATATTTCTCGGTTATTAAATTCTAACTCCCTAGCCAAAGGGCTTCCATGAGCTGCTGTTCCTATCAGGCGAATATTATTTCGATCAAAATAATCAATCTCTTTTTGCAACATTTCTTTTGGATCTTGTCGCCATTTTAATGCGGAAGCTATCAAATCACTATGAAAACCTAAATGATGTCCATGGGAAAGTAAAATTTTACATTTTTCAATAAGTTCAGGATCATGTTTTATTTCTCCATTATCTATCCAACCGTAATAATTTTTCTCTTCGTTATAACTCCCCGGTGGCAACAGAAAAAAAGTTGATGTATACCCATACTCAGCCTCTACTTGGGCGATTTCAATTGCCATATTAAGACTATGGTCCACATCATGTCGAATAAAAAAACATGACTCTGAAGATTCAAAAACTTGGTTCATTGGTACGTTTTTAAGACTAATAAGTTTTAGTAAATCATCGATGTAGTCTGTTTCATCATTTTTTTTAACAATTCTTTTATACATATAAAACTCCGAGTATATTCTAATCAAAATCCCACCAAACAGGATGAGTTAAAATGCCAATAACGTTACCAGCCTTCTCTTGTCCATTTTTTAAAAAATTATGTCTTTGCTTTATTTCTGTTGATGTTGTAATTGCCCCACCTGCATCACTTATATAAGCATCCATAGCTATATCGTATGCCTCATACAACAGACCATGACTTTCCATAGAAGAAACTCCAACTCGAGCAGAA encodes the following:
- a CDS encoding IS3 family transposase, translating into MAHFISWLGLAPSKYYNWQNRYGKANEHNALIPRDFWLEDWEKKAIVDFYLEHPLEGYRRLTFMMLDRDVVAVSPSSVYRVLRAGNLLRRWNGKPSKKGTGFVQPLKPHEHWHIDVAYVNLCGTFYYLCSILDGCSRYIVHWELRQSMNEKDVEIILQRAREKYPNATPRIISDNGPQFIAKDFKEFVRIAGMTHVRTAPFYPQSNGKLERYHKTIKNECIRPKVALSLEEARVQIADYIRYYNAERLHSALGYVAPKDKLEGQDKQIFKERDKKLEAAREARKQKRLEEKERPVLRCPKPTPGEIYNSLTQQGTLSISS
- a CDS encoding transposase encodes the protein MRKKRHNYSAQEKVTILKRHLVDRVAVSDVCDEYDLQPTVFYRWQKEFFENGAAAFEKSNSARNRAEQKRIEQLEAKLQAKNEVLSELMEEHVQLKKERGVR
- the rfbF gene encoding glucose-1-phosphate cytidylyltransferase codes for the protein MKAVILAGGLGTRISEETHLKPKPMVEIGGRPLLWHIMKIYSLHGIHDFIICCGYKGYMIKEYFANYFLHMSDVTFDMTTNSMKVHEKKAEPWKVTLVDTGEDTLTGGRLKRVASYLENEEAFCFTYGDGLADADISSEIVFHHSHGKLATVMAVEPPGRYGALELDRGQVAGFTEKPKGDGGMINGGFFILSPLVLNRIEGDSTSWEAGPLERLARDGELMAYTHRGFWHAMDTLRDKNYLERLWSSGNAPWKKW
- the rfbG gene encoding CDP-glucose 4,6-dehydratase, producing MEKMVKKSHITKSFWSGRRVFLTGHTGFKGGWLAIWLASMGAKVYGYALRPPIEPAFFNIAGVSSFLVANNLEDIRDSKSLHRAMAEAAPEVVFHMAAQPLVRQSYTAPFETCEVNIMGTVHLMEAARNINSVKVLVNITTDKCYENQEWFWPYRENEPLGGRDPYSASKACSEILTSAWRSSFLKDAGVWTATARAGNVIGGGDWAEDRLIPDILRAVETGKTLMIRSPAAVRPWQHVLEPLSGYLMLAEKLYSQKSSFEGAWNFGPSCDDAVTVQSIVEQICRRFPLLRWGHDPQKNVPESTSLRLDSSLARAKLGWHPRWKLPEALDQTLIWYEGWKEGRDMFRVSMDQISAYEKAVFL